One genomic window of Ruminococcus gauvreauii includes the following:
- the argJ gene encoding bifunctional glutamate N-acetyltransferase/amino-acid acetyltransferase ArgJ, protein MKKMEGGVTAAKGFQAAGIAAGIKKGNIKDMAMIYSEKPCVAAGTFTTNVVKAAPVKWDQNQVYHKPFAQAVICNSGVANACTGEEGYAYCRMTAEIAAGVLGIPEDSVLVASTGVIGAQLPMTNLAQGIEKLVPVLSDSLEAGTLAAQAIMTTDTVRKETAVTFEIDGITVTVGGMCKGSGMIHPNMCTMLGFVTTDVDISKELLQEALGDVVCDTYNMVSVDGDTSTNDTVLLLANGMAGNAKITEKNASYNAFKEALKEVNTELAKAIAADGEGATALFEVKVIGAESKEQAVTLSKSIVTSSLTKAAIFGHDANWGRILCAMGYSGAAFDPEKVDLFFESKAGKLKIVEDGIALDYSEEEATKILSEKEVTAVADVKMGDASATAWGCDLTYDYVKINADYRS, encoded by the coding sequence ATGAAGAAGATGGAGGGCGGCGTCACAGCCGCTAAAGGATTTCAGGCTGCCGGGATTGCTGCCGGCATTAAAAAGGGAAATATAAAAGACATGGCGATGATATACAGTGAAAAGCCGTGTGTGGCTGCCGGGACATTCACTACGAATGTGGTGAAGGCGGCGCCTGTCAAATGGGATCAGAATCAGGTGTATCATAAGCCGTTTGCGCAGGCGGTAATCTGCAACAGCGGTGTGGCTAATGCGTGTACCGGCGAGGAAGGATATGCTTACTGCCGCATGACCGCTGAAATCGCAGCAGGTGTGCTTGGCATTCCTGAGGATTCGGTGCTTGTCGCTTCGACGGGCGTGATCGGGGCACAGCTTCCGATGACGAATCTGGCGCAGGGGATCGAGAAACTGGTCCCGGTGCTTTCGGATTCGCTGGAGGCGGGAACACTGGCGGCTCAGGCGATTATGACGACGGATACTGTCAGGAAAGAAACGGCGGTTACGTTTGAGATCGACGGTATTACGGTGACGGTTGGCGGTATGTGCAAGGGTTCCGGCATGATCCACCCCAATATGTGCACCATGCTCGGGTTTGTGACAACAGATGTGGACATCTCCAAAGAACTGCTGCAGGAGGCGCTTGGCGATGTTGTCTGCGATACCTATAATATGGTCTCCGTTGACGGGGACACATCCACCAATGACACAGTCCTGCTGCTGGCGAACGGGATGGCAGGAAATGCGAAGATCACGGAAAAAAATGCGTCGTACAATGCGTTTAAAGAGGCGTTAAAAGAAGTAAACACAGAACTTGCGAAAGCGATCGCTGCAGACGGAGAGGGTGCGACAGCGCTGTTCGAAGTAAAGGTGATCGGTGCTGAGAGCAAGGAGCAGGCGGTGACGCTCTCGAAGTCGATCGTGACCTCCTCTCTGACAAAGGCGGCCATTTTCGGCCATGATGCCAACTGGGGACGGATTCTGTGCGCGATGGGCTACTCCGGAGCAGCGTTTGATCCGGAGAAGGTGGATCTCTTTTTCGAAAGCAAGGCCGGAAAACTGAAGATCGTTGAAGACGGCATCGCACTTGATTACAGTGAAGAAGAGGCTACAAAAATTTTATCTGAAAAAGAAGTGACAGCGGTTGCCGATGTGAAGATGGGAGATGCATCTGCCACGGCATGGGGCTGCGACCTGACATATGATTATGTAAAAATAAATGCGGATTATCGTTCATAA
- a CDS encoding argininosuccinate synthase — protein sequence MKEKVVLAYSGGLDTTAIIPWLKEHFDYDVICCCIDCGQGNELDGLEERAKLSGATKLYIENIIDEFCDDFIMPCVEAGAVYEHKYLLGTSMARPVIAKRLVEIARKEGATAICHGATGKGNDQIRFELGIKALAPDLKIIAPWRMTDVWTMQSREDEIEYCRQHGIDLPFSADSSYSRDRNLWHISHEGLELEDPANEPNYDHMLVLGVTPEKAPDEGEYVTMTFEAGVPKTLNGKDMKVSEIITELNALGGKHGIGIVDIVENRVVGMKSRGVYETPGGTILMEAHDQLEELILDRETLETKKKLGSQFAQIVYEGKWFTPLREAIQAFVESTQKYVTGEVKFKLYKGNIIKAGTTSPYSLYNESLASFTTGDLYDHNDASGFITLFGLPLKVRAMKMAETEEK from the coding sequence ATGAAAGAAAAAGTAGTATTGGCATATTCCGGCGGACTTGATACAACGGCAATCATTCCCTGGTTAAAAGAACATTTTGATTATGACGTCATCTGCTGCTGCATCGACTGCGGACAGGGGAACGAACTTGACGGCCTGGAAGAAAGAGCAAAGCTTTCCGGCGCTACCAAGTTATATATTGAGAATATTATCGACGAATTCTGTGATGATTTCATCATGCCCTGCGTAGAAGCAGGCGCTGTATACGAGCACAAATATCTGCTCGGCACATCCATGGCACGTCCGGTCATTGCAAAGAGACTGGTTGAGATCGCAAGAAAAGAAGGTGCGACTGCTATCTGCCACGGTGCTACCGGAAAAGGAAATGACCAGATCCGCTTTGAACTCGGAATCAAAGCCCTCGCTCCGGACTTAAAGATCATCGCTCCATGGAGAATGACCGACGTCTGGACCATGCAGTCCCGTGAGGATGAGATCGAGTACTGCCGCCAGCACGGCATCGACCTCCCGTTCTCCGCTGACAGCAGCTACAGCCGTGACCGTAACTTATGGCATATCAGCCATGAGGGGCTCGAGCTGGAAGATCCGGCAAATGAACCAAACTACGACCACATGCTGGTACTCGGCGTGACTCCTGAGAAAGCTCCGGATGAAGGCGAGTATGTGACCATGACTTTTGAGGCGGGCGTTCCGAAGACACTGAACGGCAAAGACATGAAAGTATCTGAGATTATCACGGAGCTTAACGCACTCGGCGGTAAGCACGGCATCGGCATCGTCGATATCGTTGAAAACCGTGTTGTCGGCATGAAATCCCGCGGTGTCTATGAGACTCCCGGCGGAACCATCCTGATGGAGGCTCATGATCAGCTGGAAGAACTGATTCTGGACCGCGAAACACTCGAGACAAAGAAAAAGCTGGGCAGCCAGTTTGCACAGATCGTATATGAAGGAAAGTGGTTCACACCGCTGCGCGAAGCAATCCAGGCGTTTGTAGAATCCACTCAGAAATACGTGACCGGTGAAGTGAAATTCAAACTGTACAAAGGCAACATCATCAAAGCAGGAACCACCTCCCCGTACAGCCTGTACAACGAGTCACTGGCTTCCTTCACCACCGGCGATCTGTATGACCATAACGACGCTTCCGGATTCATCACACTGTTCGGCCTTCCGCTGAAAGTCCGTGCGATGAAGATGGCTGAGACCGAAGAAAAATAA
- the argB gene encoding acetylglutamate kinase, translated as MVNQMYLDKAEVLIEALPYIQRFNRKIVVVKYGGSAMVDDELKKNVIEDVVLLKLVGFKPIIVHGGGKEISRWVGKVGMEPHFVNGLRVTDADTMEVAEMVLGKVNKELVTLVQSLGIKAVGISGKDGGLLKVDKKLSDGEDIGFVGDIREVNPKILYDLLEKDFLPIVCPVGLDDHFQTYNINADDAACAIAEAVNAEKLAFLTDIEGVYRDPSDPDSLISELRVKEAVRLIEHGNVGGGMIPKLKNCIDAISEGVNRVHILDGRIPHSLLLEIFTNKGIGTAILREDEEKFYHEDN; from the coding sequence ATGGTGAATCAGATGTATTTGGATAAGGCGGAGGTGCTGATCGAAGCGCTGCCGTATATTCAGCGTTTTAACCGGAAGATCGTGGTGGTCAAGTACGGCGGCAGTGCAATGGTTGACGACGAGCTTAAGAAGAATGTGATCGAGGACGTTGTACTGCTGAAACTGGTTGGATTTAAACCGATCATCGTGCACGGGGGCGGCAAGGAGATCAGCCGCTGGGTCGGCAAGGTTGGAATGGAACCGCACTTTGTGAACGGGCTGCGGGTGACGGATGCTGACACGATGGAAGTGGCGGAGATGGTTCTCGGCAAAGTCAACAAGGAACTGGTCACGCTTGTGCAGTCTCTCGGCATTAAGGCTGTCGGCATCAGCGGCAAAGACGGCGGACTGCTGAAAGTGGATAAGAAGCTATCAGACGGTGAGGATATCGGGTTCGTCGGCGACATCAGGGAGGTGAACCCAAAGATACTATACGACCTGCTGGAGAAAGATTTTCTTCCGATTGTGTGTCCGGTTGGACTGGATGATCATTTTCAGACATATAATATTAATGCGGATGATGCTGCATGTGCGATCGCTGAGGCTGTTAATGCGGAGAAACTGGCGTTCCTGACGGATATCGAAGGCGTATACCGGGACCCTTCCGATCCGGACAGCCTGATCTCCGAACTGAGGGTAAAAGAGGCAGTTCGGCTGATCGAACATGGGAATGTCGGAGGTGGCATGATTCCAAAGCTCAAAAATTGTATTGATGCGATCAGTGAAGGTGTAAACCGCGTTCATATTCTGGACGGAAGGATACCGCACAGTCTGCTTTTGGAGATTTTTACGAACAAAGGTATCGGGACAGCTATTTTACGGGAAGATGAGGAAAAATTTTATCATGAAGACAACTGA
- a CDS encoding acyltransferase family protein yields the protein MAAGEKQRDFLFDNYKAMLIVLVVVGHFIELAPDENVILRMLKWAIFSFHMPAFVFISGYFSKRETSVWELIRKLAVPYLVFEVLYYLLYVLVIHKETELYLFYPKFSLWYLMALFVWKLITPWVRKVPGHLVVALALGLWVGCSGIDDNFLTIPRMLVFYPFFLLGVHFERRWVTKLRIHISEKTAYMMFVFVGMLLAVMAVGYGLSAKVFYGRYDYNYLQEDTAEGILIRLICYGISFTVTMLFLIVLPETKSRFSGVGSRTMPIYLFHGLFYSCMKAWSDQLLAMNWLVETVLLVGLSLAVVVLLSAPVFTQFMDWLTHVPIRQKRGRIKEKA from the coding sequence ATGGCTGCAGGTGAGAAGCAGAGAGATTTTTTATTTGACAATTATAAGGCCATGCTTATCGTGCTGGTGGTCGTAGGGCATTTTATTGAGTTGGCTCCAGATGAAAACGTGATACTTCGAATGTTAAAATGGGCGATATTTTCGTTTCATATGCCAGCGTTTGTCTTTATATCCGGTTATTTTTCGAAAAGAGAGACGAGCGTATGGGAATTGATCCGCAAGCTGGCTGTCCCGTACCTCGTATTTGAGGTGCTTTATTATCTGCTGTATGTGCTGGTGATACACAAAGAGACGGAGCTGTATCTGTTTTATCCGAAATTTTCCCTCTGGTACCTGATGGCGCTGTTCGTATGGAAACTGATTACGCCATGGGTGAGAAAGGTTCCGGGCCATCTCGTAGTCGCGCTCGCATTGGGGCTTTGGGTGGGGTGTTCCGGCATCGACGACAATTTCCTCACGATTCCCCGTATGCTGGTATTCTACCCGTTTTTTCTGTTAGGGGTTCATTTCGAAAGGCGCTGGGTCACGAAGCTTAGAATACATATTTCGGAGAAGACTGCCTATATGATGTTCGTGTTTGTCGGGATGCTCCTGGCGGTGATGGCAGTGGGATACGGGCTTTCCGCGAAAGTGTTTTATGGAAGGTATGATTACAATTATCTTCAGGAGGATACAGCGGAGGGAATCCTGATACGTCTCATCTGTTACGGGATTTCCTTTACTGTGACGATGCTGTTTTTGATCGTACTGCCGGAGACAAAAAGCAGATTTTCAGGTGTCGGCAGCCGAACGATGCCGATCTATCTGTTTCACGGACTTTTTTATTCCTGTATGAAAGCATGGAGTGATCAGCTTCTTGCCATGAACTGGCTGGTGGAGACTGTGCTTCTGGTCGGTCTTTCGCTGGCTGTCGTCGTGTTGCTTTCTGCACCGGTTTTTACGCAATTTATGGACTGGCTGACGCATGTGCCGATCAGACAAAAAAGAGGGAGAATAAAAGAAAAAGCATAA
- a CDS encoding ComEA family DNA-binding protein — MEKLWQKSIRKMVLFLMGMMILGGCRKETVYELDETPEKETDFDGPAAEEREDICIYICGAVAVPGVYELEAGSRVIHAVEAAGGLTEEAYAGALNQARQLSDGEQITVLTLAEAEAAVQDGAGDMQGQTDGKININTADAAKLTELTGIGAAKAEAILAYREAHGTFQDIEELKNVDGIADKTFEKIKESITVN, encoded by the coding sequence ATGGAAAAGCTGTGGCAAAAAAGCATAAGAAAAATGGTTCTGTTTCTGATGGGCATGATGATCCTTGGCGGCTGCAGGAAAGAAACAGTTTATGAACTGGATGAAACACCGGAAAAGGAAACTGATTTCGACGGGCCGGCAGCAGAGGAGAGGGAAGATATCTGTATCTATATCTGCGGTGCGGTCGCTGTACCGGGAGTCTATGAACTGGAAGCAGGCAGCAGGGTGATCCATGCGGTGGAAGCTGCGGGAGGTCTGACGGAGGAAGCGTATGCCGGGGCCCTGAATCAGGCAAGGCAGCTGTCTGATGGAGAACAGATTACCGTTCTGACTCTGGCTGAGGCCGAGGCGGCGGTACAGGACGGCGCTGGCGATATGCAGGGGCAGACGGATGGGAAAATCAATATAAATACGGCGGATGCCGCGAAACTGACGGAATTAACGGGAATAGGCGCGGCTAAGGCAGAGGCGATTCTGGCATACCGGGAGGCACATGGCACCTTTCAGGACATTGAGGAACTCAAAAATGTTGACGGGATTGCAGACAAGACGTTTGAAAAGATAAAAGAGAGCATCACGGTGAATTGA
- a CDS encoding DMT family transporter, with protein sequence MLGILIALLSGALMSVQGVFNTEVTKQAGLWVSTGWVQLTAFAVCAVAWFFTGRPEVGTLFAVDHKYTLLGGVIGAFITVTVIQSMGVLGPAQAVMLIVISQLAVAYLIEVFGMFGTERQPFEWQKIIGVLIAIVGIVIFKWEK encoded by the coding sequence ATGTTGGGAATTTTAATCGCTCTGCTGTCGGGGGCGCTGATGAGTGTGCAGGGGGTATTTAATACAGAAGTGACAAAGCAGGCAGGGCTTTGGGTATCGACAGGCTGGGTACAGCTGACTGCGTTTGCCGTCTGTGCGGTTGCATGGTTCTTTACGGGACGCCCGGAAGTAGGAACGCTGTTTGCGGTGGACCATAAGTATACACTTCTGGGCGGAGTGATCGGGGCGTTTATCACCGTAACCGTTATACAGAGCATGGGGGTTCTCGGTCCGGCGCAGGCAGTCATGCTGATTGTCATCTCACAGCTTGCCGTAGCATATCTGATCGAGGTGTTTGGCATGTTCGGAACGGAGCGTCAGCCGTTTGAATGGCAGAAGATCATCGGGGTACTCATTGCCATCGTGGGTATCGTCATTTTTAAATGGGAAAAATGA
- the argC gene encoding N-acetyl-gamma-glutamyl-phosphate reductase, with protein sequence MIKAGIIGSTGYAGSELVRLLLGHKEVDIAWYGSRSYIDKKYCEVYQNMFQIVDNVCRDDNMRELAEEADVIFTATPQGLCASLVSEEILSKTKIVDLSADFRIKDVHVYEEWYKLEHKSPQFLPEAVYGLCEINREAIRNARLIANPGCYPTCSTLSVYPMIKEGLIDCSTIIIDAKSGTSGAGRGAKMDNLYCEVNENIKAYGVASHRHTPEIEEQLGYAAGSEIRINFTPHLVPMNRGILVTAYASLKSAVSYEDVKAVYDKYYSSERFVRVLDRDVCPQTKWVEGSNYVDVNFKIDPRTNRIIMMGAMDNLVKGAAGQAVQNMNLMFGFEEAEGLYQVPMFP encoded by the coding sequence ATGATAAAAGCGGGAATTATCGGTTCTACGGGATATGCAGGATCAGAGCTAGTCAGGCTGCTGCTCGGACATAAAGAAGTGGATATTGCCTGGTATGGTTCCAGAAGTTATATTGATAAGAAATACTGTGAAGTATATCAGAATATGTTTCAGATCGTGGACAATGTGTGCCGCGATGATAATATGAGGGAACTTGCGGAGGAGGCGGATGTTATTTTTACGGCGACACCGCAGGGACTGTGTGCCTCACTGGTCAGTGAAGAAATTCTGTCAAAGACCAAAATCGTGGATCTGAGCGCGGACTTCCGTATAAAAGATGTGCATGTATATGAAGAATGGTATAAGCTGGAACATAAGTCGCCGCAGTTTCTGCCGGAGGCGGTATACGGCCTGTGTGAGATCAATCGTGAAGCCATCAGGAACGCCCGTCTGATCGCGAATCCGGGATGCTATCCGACGTGCAGCACGCTGTCTGTCTACCCGATGATCAAAGAGGGGCTGATTGACTGCAGTACGATCATTATCGATGCCAAATCCGGAACGTCGGGTGCGGGGCGCGGTGCCAAGATGGATAATCTTTACTGTGAGGTAAACGAAAATATCAAAGCATACGGTGTGGCCTCACACAGGCATACACCTGAGATCGAGGAGCAGCTCGGCTATGCTGCAGGCTCAGAAATCCGGATTAACTTTACCCCGCATCTCGTGCCGATGAACCGGGGAATTCTGGTGACAGCGTATGCATCCCTTAAGAGTGCAGTTTCTTATGAAGATGTAAAAGCTGTCTATGATAAATATTACAGCAGCGAACGGTTTGTCAGAGTTCTTGATAGAGATGTATGCCCGCAGACGAAGTGGGTGGAAGGAAGTAATTATGTCGATGTAAATTTTAAAATCGATCCGCGTACCAACCGCATCATCATGATGGGGGCCATGGACAATCTGGTCAAGGGTGCAGCGGGGCAGGCGGTTCAGAATATGAATCTTATGTTTGGGTTTGAGGAGGCAGAAGGCCTGTATCAGGTTCCGATGTTCCCGTAA
- a CDS encoding response regulator transcription factor: MSKKVLVVDDEKLIVKGIRFSLEQDNMEVECAYDGEEALEMAKNNEYDIILLDLMLPKLNGLEVCQQIREFSQVPIIMLTAKGEDMDKILGLEYGADDYITKPFNILEVKARIKAIIRRTSKPAAKEEKAKVVEINGLRLDCESRRVYIQGKEINLTAKEFDLLELLVFNPNKVYGRENLLKIIWGYEYLGDVRTVDVHIRRLREKIEANPSDPKYVHTKWGVGYYFQA; this comes from the coding sequence ATGAGTAAAAAAGTACTGGTCGTGGATGATGAAAAGCTGATCGTAAAAGGCATACGGTTCAGTCTTGAGCAGGACAATATGGAAGTTGAATGCGCTTATGACGGCGAAGAGGCGCTGGAAATGGCGAAGAATAATGAATACGACATTATCTTGCTGGATCTGATGCTTCCCAAGCTCAATGGTCTGGAGGTATGTCAGCAGATCAGGGAATTTTCTCAGGTACCGATCATTATGCTGACGGCGAAGGGCGAGGATATGGATAAAATCCTGGGCCTTGAATACGGTGCAGATGATTATATTACGAAGCCGTTTAATATTCTGGAGGTCAAGGCGAGAATTAAGGCGATCATCAGAAGAACTTCGAAACCGGCAGCTAAAGAAGAAAAAGCAAAAGTGGTGGAGATCAACGGACTGCGACTGGATTGCGAGAGCAGACGCGTGTATATCCAGGGAAAAGAAATTAATCTGACAGCCAAGGAGTTTGATTTGCTGGAGCTTCTGGTATTTAATCCCAACAAGGTTTACGGCAGGGAAAATCTGCTTAAGATCATCTGGGGGTATGAGTATCTGGGAGATGTCAGGACGGTGGACGTACATATCAGACGCCTGCGGGAAAAGATAGAGGCAAATCCGAGCGATCCCAAGTACGTGCATACGAAGTGGGGAGTGGGTTACTATTTCCAGGCTTAG
- a CDS encoding GDSL-type esterase/lipase family protein: MKKRTLLTAACLCLLGAGLILHKTINRTHPIRVACVGDSITWGAYLENRSTECYPFQLGRLLGKEYTVKNFGVNSATAQKNGDKPYWEQKSFAKSTSWKPDIVILMLGTNDTKSKNRTSPDNFADDYAELTDHYISCSSRPEVLLMTPPPVFTPEGEDSPRFDMHRQTLEQEITSIYKIARERGLTVIDLYDVLNGQSQYFQLDGVHPDKDGADVIARTVYQALS, from the coding sequence ATGAAAAAACGAACACTGCTCACAGCCGCCTGTCTCTGTCTGCTGGGAGCCGGACTGATTCTGCACAAAACCATAAACCGTACTCATCCCATACGCGTCGCCTGCGTGGGTGACAGCATCACCTGGGGCGCATATCTGGAGAACCGCAGCACTGAGTGCTATCCCTTCCAGCTTGGACGTCTTCTGGGGAAGGAATATACCGTGAAAAATTTCGGGGTCAATTCTGCCACTGCACAAAAAAACGGCGACAAACCCTACTGGGAGCAAAAATCTTTCGCCAAAAGTACTTCCTGGAAACCGGATATTGTCATTCTGATGCTCGGTACCAATGACACAAAGTCAAAGAATCGAACCAGTCCCGACAACTTTGCGGACGACTATGCCGAATTGACAGATCACTACATTTCCTGTTCATCCAGGCCAGAGGTCCTGCTGATGACACCGCCGCCTGTTTTCACACCCGAGGGGGAAGATTCCCCGCGCTTTGATATGCACCGGCAGACCCTGGAGCAGGAAATTACTTCCATTTATAAAATTGCCCGTGAAAGGGGACTCACCGTTATCGATCTGTATGATGTACTGAACGGTCAGTCCCAATATTTTCAGCTCGACGGCGTCCATCCAGACAAGGACGGAGCGGACGTCATCGCCCGCACCGTCTATCAAGCGTTAAGCTGA
- a CDS encoding aspartate aminotransferase family protein, with translation MKTTELMETSEEYILHTYNRFPIVLEKGDGVYLYDVEGKQYLDFAAGIAVCALGYNYPGYADALKEQIDRLMHVSNLYYNLPMMEAGKKVIAASGMDKVFFTNSGTEAIEGAIKAARKYAFQRDGHAGHEIIAMEHSFHGRSIGALSVTGNAHYREPFEPLMGGVKFAVYNNLDSVRKLITDKTCAIILETVQGEGGIYPADPEFLEGVRELCDDHDIVMILDEIQCGMGRTGHYFAWQGYGVRPDIMTSAKALGCGVPVGAFVMNEKVAEASLKPGDHGTTYGGNPFVCAAVSRVFELFEEHEIIEHVREITPYLEEKLDQLAAEYDCIAARRGKGLMQGLVISGRPVGEVVNRALENGLLVISAGSDVLRLVPPLVITREHVDEMIEKLKKSLSA, from the coding sequence ATGAAGACAACTGAGTTGATGGAGACGTCGGAAGAATATATCCTGCATACATATAACCGGTTTCCAATCGTTCTTGAAAAAGGAGACGGCGTATACCTCTATGATGTGGAAGGAAAGCAGTACCTGGACTTCGCTGCCGGTATTGCAGTGTGCGCCCTCGGTTATAACTATCCGGGATATGCGGACGCACTGAAGGAACAGATCGACAGGCTGATGCACGTGTCTAATCTGTATTACAATCTGCCGATGATGGAGGCGGGGAAAAAAGTGATCGCTGCCAGCGGGATGGATAAAGTATTCTTTACGAACAGCGGAACGGAGGCGATCGAGGGTGCGATCAAAGCGGCCAGGAAATATGCCTTTCAGCGTGACGGACATGCCGGTCATGAGATCATTGCGATGGAGCATTCGTTCCACGGAAGGAGTATCGGCGCACTGTCTGTAACCGGAAATGCACATTACAGGGAGCCGTTTGAACCGCTGATGGGCGGTGTTAAGTTTGCCGTTTATAATAATCTGGACAGTGTAAGAAAACTGATCACAGATAAAACATGTGCGATTATACTGGAGACAGTGCAGGGCGAGGGCGGAATCTATCCCGCAGACCCGGAATTTTTAGAAGGCGTCCGCGAGCTTTGCGATGATCACGATATCGTGATGATACTGGATGAAATACAGTGCGGCATGGGCAGAACCGGTCATTACTTTGCGTGGCAGGGATACGGCGTCAGGCCTGACATCATGACATCCGCCAAAGCGCTCGGCTGCGGAGTACCTGTCGGGGCATTTGTGATGAATGAGAAAGTGGCGGAAGCATCGCTGAAGCCGGGTGACCATGGCACGACGTATGGTGGAAATCCGTTTGTATGCGCTGCTGTTTCCAGGGTTTTTGAACTGTTTGAAGAACATGAGATCATTGAGCATGTACGGGAAATAACCCCATATCTGGAGGAAAAGCTGGATCAGCTGGCGGCAGAGTACGACTGTATAGCCGCACGCCGCGGGAAGGGTCTGATGCAGGGGCTTGTGATCTCCGGGAGACCTGTCGGTGAGGTCGTAAACCGGGCGCTTGAAAACGGGCTGCTCGTGATCTCTGCGGGAAGCGATGTACTGCGTCTCGTTCCGCCGCTGGTTATCACGAGAGAACATGTGGATGAAATGATAGAAAAACTGAAAAAAAGCCTGTCAGCTTAA
- a CDS encoding sensor histidine kinase — protein sequence MLILVIIGIVPSIVVENGIVSSYEDRAVSLRNSNVKNQCDILSNLLISEKYFEDSASTSVDGELSLFSNIYSGRILVINKDYKIIFDTYDLDKGKVIISEEVVKCFRGQDTSQYDSKNRFIEIAVPIQESRGEKEISGVMLVSVSTDEIAVSIDILEQKGMLLLLVIALLVLVFGYILSGILVKPFARVTKAIEDITDGYLDENISVPDYTETELITDAFNKMLSRVKTLDESRQEFVSNVSHELKTPLASVKVLADSLVGQENVPIEMYQEFMQDITEEIDRENKIITDLLSLVKLDKKAADLNIESININELLELILKRLKPIAAKRNIELILDSFRPVNAEVDEVKLTLALSNLVENAIKYNVDAGWVRVSLNADHKYFYVTVADSGVGIPEDNLDHIFERFYRVDKSHSREIGGTGLGLAITRSAVLMHHGAVKVYSKENEGTTFSVRIPLTYID from the coding sequence ATGCTGATCCTGGTCATCATCGGAATTGTGCCGAGTATTGTTGTGGAAAACGGTATTGTGAGCAGTTATGAGGACCGGGCGGTTTCGCTCCGCAACTCGAATGTTAAAAATCAGTGTGATATTCTGTCGAACCTCCTGATATCGGAAAAGTATTTTGAGGATTCCGCTTCCACTTCTGTGGATGGAGAACTGTCGCTGTTTTCCAACATTTACAGCGGCAGGATCCTTGTCATAAATAAAGACTATAAAATCATATTTGACACGTATGATCTGGATAAGGGAAAGGTCATCATCTCGGAGGAGGTTGTCAAGTGTTTTCGCGGCCAGGATACCAGCCAGTATGACAGCAAAAACCGTTTTATAGAGATCGCGGTTCCCATCCAGGAATCCCGCGGTGAGAAGGAGATAAGCGGTGTCATGCTTGTCAGCGTGTCAACGGACGAGATAGCCGTCAGCATCGATATTCTGGAACAGAAAGGCATGCTGCTGCTTCTTGTCATTGCGCTGCTGGTTCTTGTGTTTGGCTATATTCTGTCGGGCATTCTGGTAAAACCGTTTGCTCGCGTCACCAAGGCGATCGAGGATATCACGGACGGATATCTGGACGAAAATATTTCCGTGCCGGATTATACGGAGACGGAACTGATCACCGATGCATTCAATAAGATGCTCAGCAGAGTCAAAACACTGGATGAGTCGAGGCAGGAATTTGTCTCGAATGTTTCTCATGAGCTGAAAACTCCGCTTGCATCGGTTAAAGTGCTGGCGGATTCACTCGTAGGCCAGGAAAATGTGCCGATCGAGATGTATCAGGAATTCATGCAGGATATCACGGAGGAGATCGACCGTGAGAACAAGATTATCACAGACCTTCTCTCGCTGGTCAAGCTGGACAAAAAGGCGGCTGATCTCAATATAGAATCTATCAATATCAATGAGCTGCTGGAACTGATACTGAAGCGGCTGAAGCCGATCGCTGCGAAGCGGAATATTGAATTGATCCTGGACAGCTTTCGGCCGGTAAATGCGGAGGTCGATGAGGTGAAACTGACACTTGCACTTTCTAACCTCGTGGAGAATGCGATCAAATATAATGTGGATGCAGGATGGGTGCGCGTTTCTCTGAATGCGGACCACAAATATTTTTATGTGACGGTGGCGGATTCCGGGGTCGGTATTCCGGAGGACAACCTGGATCATATTTTTGAAAGATTTTACCGTGTCGATAAATCGCATTCCAGAGAGATCGGGGGTACCGGTCTGGGGCTTGCGATCACCAGAAGTGCTGTTCTGATGCATCACGGTGCGGTAAAAGTTTACAGCAAGGAAAACGAGGGAACTACATTTTCTGTAAGGATACCGCTCACATATATTGATTAA